One genomic segment of Pseudomonadota bacterium includes these proteins:
- the rpmC gene encoding 50S ribosomal protein L29, protein MSAKDLRGKAAGELQSELIKLRREQFSLRMQSASGQTVKSSDFSKVKKNIARVKTVMNEKPKAAAGAKK, encoded by the coding sequence ATGAGCGCCAAAGATTTACGCGGCAAGGCCGCGGGCGAATTGCAGTCGGAACTGATCAAGCTGCGCCGCGAGCAGTTCAGCCTGCGCATGCAGTCGGCGAGCGGTCAGACCGTGAAGTCCTCGGACTTCAGCAAGGTCAAGAAGAACATCGCGCGCGTGAAGACGGTGATGAACGAGAAGCCGAAGGCTGCGGCCGGAGCGAAGAAATGA
- the rpsQ gene encoding 30S ribosomal protein S17 — MSATETSNVEDKKPSRALVGIVVSSKMDKTIAVEIERLIKHPRYGKFIRRTTKLLAHDENSEASEGDTVSIVPCRPLSRRKSYKLVSVVEKASA, encoded by the coding sequence ATGAGCGCCACTGAAACAAGCAACGTCGAAGACAAGAAGCCGAGCCGCGCGCTCGTGGGCATCGTCGTCAGCAGCAAGATGGATAAGACCATCGCTGTCGAGATCGAGCGCCTGATCAAGCACCCGCGTTACGGCAAGTTCATCCGCCGCACCACGAAGCTGCTGGCGCACGACGAGAACAGCGAAGCCTCCGAAGGCGACACCGTCTCGATCGTTCCGTGCCGTCCGCTGTCGCGCCGCAAGTCGTACAAGCTGGTCTCGGTCGTCGAGAAAGCGAGCGCCTAA